The Candidatus Schekmanbacteria bacterium genomic interval TGAGGGAAAAAGAGGGGCTTAAACAGGAAAAGGGAATCATTTATGGAAAAAAGAATGGAAAAATGGAACCTCAAAAAACCATAAAGCAGGACGGACTTCTTTTTAAAGTTGATCTCCTTGAAGGACATAAAACCGGGTTTTATCTTGACCAGCAGGACAACAGACGCGTGATCAAGCCCTTTGTGGCAGGGAAAAAAGTGCTCGATTGTTTTTCATATAGCGGCGCTTTTTCCATATATGCGGCAGCATTCGGAGCAACAGAGGTTGTGGCAGTCGAGGACTCAGGAAAAGTGATGGATATATTGCGTGAGAATATAATGATAAACGGTTTTGAAAAAAAAATCAGGACAGAGAAAGGCGATGCATTCCAGTGGATGCGGGAAGCTTATAAAAAAGATGAACGTTTTGATTGCGTTATGCTCGACCCCCCATCTTTTGTCAGAGGAAAAGATGCAAGAGGAGGCGCATTGCGGGGGTACAAGGATATAAACATTCTTGGACTTAAACTCTTAAACGATGGCGGATACCTTGTTACTTCATCCTGTTCCCAGAGTATTTCTGCTCATAACCTTATAGAAATAGTGAAAGATTCTGCCTCTGATGCAGCGTGTTTGGTACAGTTGCTTGAAATCCGTCAGCAGGCAAAGGATCATCCAATACTTGCATCAATGCCGGAAACTCATTACCTGAATTTCATAATTGGTAAAAAAATCTCACATTAATTTTATCAAAAAACAATCCAGATTATTCCCGAGTTAAC includes:
- a CDS encoding class I SAM-dependent rRNA methyltransferase, with translation MDSTASIKVDSRCSKRLLGGHLWVYESDIKSTEGGYSGGDIISVLDSRGKFIGKGFINDRSKIRARILSFTDEKIDAGFFKKRIQNALAHRIFLGFPPHSSFRVVFSEGDLLPGLIVDKYEDVLSVQFTTLGMEQWKGEIIEILKDLLFPSAIIERSDIGVREKEGLKQEKGIIYGKKNGKMEPQKTIKQDGLLFKVDLLEGHKTGFYLDQQDNRRVIKPFVAGKKVLDCFSYSGAFSIYAAAFGATEVVAVEDSGKVMDILRENIMINGFEKKIRTEKGDAFQWMREAYKKDERFDCVMLDPPSFVRGKDARGGALRGYKDINILGLKLLNDGGYLVTSSCSQSISAHNLIEIVKDSASDAACLVQLLEIRQQAKDHPILASMPETHYLNFIIGKKISH